The sequence CACCCCTCACACCTGCGTCTGGAGCACCAGCTTCACGCCACTGGTGGCCTTCTCGACCACCTTGCCGGCGAGATCCACCTCCTGGCTGGCCCGGTAGACACGGGCCTGGAACGCCAGCAGCTCCAGCGGCGAGAACGTCCGCCCGGACTCCGCCTGCACCAGGATGCGATCCAGCTCCTGCTGCGCGTGCCCCACCCGCTCCAGCACCTGCTCCGCCTGTGACACCTGCGCCACCTGCGCCGGCGGGGCCGGGGGAGACGGACACCGGGTGGCCCCAGCGCCCTGCCCCTTCTCCGGGCCCTTCATCCCCTCCAGCACCTCCGCGAACCGCTCCTTGCCCCCCTGCGGCGAGAGCGCGGCGCCCGCACTTCCAACCGAACCGATCTTGTCGATGGCCATGGCGCGCGGTCGCTAGCGGATGTTGTTGATGGCGGCCTTCGCCGAGTCGTGGCGGACCTTCATGATGTTGGAGACCGCGTTGTGCTCGCGGCTCTCCTGCTGCATCGCGTTCTGGAGCTGGAGGTACTCGAGGTTGAACTTCTGCCCCTCGGCGGCCATCAGCTTCTGGGCCTCGAGCAAGTCCCACGCCTCCCCCTTGCCCGCCGTCCCGCCCCCCACGGCCCCTCCCATGCCCGGGAC is a genomic window of Stigmatella erecta containing:
- a CDS encoding type III secretion apparatus protein → MAIDKIGSVGSAGAALSPQGGKERFAEVLEGMKGPEKGQGAGATRCPSPPAPPAQVAQVSQAEQVLERVGHAQQELDRILVQAESGRTFSPLELLAFQARVYRASQEVDLAGKVVEKATSGVKLVLQTQV